The Plodia interpunctella isolate USDA-ARS_2022_Savannah chromosome 11, ilPloInte3.2, whole genome shotgun sequence genome includes a window with the following:
- the LOC128673354 gene encoding acylamino-acid-releasing enzyme-like isoform X1, translating to MSSQLETIINAYKTLAKIPSVVSGRLTNNGKRVISKWSIRNLDKSKTTKYNLEYFLDDNLKVVAQSAFGTDVSNELLSSISPLETYRAVIREEKDKKDAKKQYLEVWSRNNLEHSIDLTALDIHGDVYADSEFGGLNWSSDESAVVYVAERKLPKFEPYIKRKNEDKSKTDGSGEAKDAPRKGEEFLYRQDWGEQLVGKYLSVIVVCELQTEKVTVLEGLPESWCPGQVRFAPDGKSVFGVAWETEPRRLGLIFCTNRPSVIFSLTLDGNLTKVSADGLSVRSPRFNANGDLFWLQRSSGGPHHACHELKRKGETGITTVIPIVDSDMKIGENQQFYGLYCQALPSRCFTSDGRIVFSTPQKNEIRSYISDPDGGRIVDISNRTGSTSLLDVRGCQLLAVCSDLNTPPQLYTAKLPAAGQESRVEWIRISQPTAAPESVSKAKVEYLELEHKDSKDDVKSFTAIYFAPVSDKKLPLIVWPHGGPHSGFVNAFSIEAAMHAMLGFASLQINYRGSTGAGQASLLSLPKKVGDFDVKDCKLATDTALSRYPLDPNRVGLTGGSHGGFLVTHLSGQYPETYKAVVTRNPVIDVASMFNSTDIADWCAVEAGFEFKESGPVSEEELLAMRRCSPLAHVHKVKAPTALMLGSGDKRVPHYQGLEYARRLKANGVATRVYMYDDNHSLSSPAAEMDNLINGMHWFLQHFP from the exons ATGTCATCACAG ttggagactattataaatgcatacAAGACCTTAGCGAAGATCCCGTCCGTAGTCAGCGGTAGGTTGACCAATAATGGGAAGAGAGTAATATCGAAATGGTCCATCAGGAACTTGGATAAAAGCAAAACTACAAAGTACAACTTGGAATATTTCCTGGATGACAATCTGAAGGTGGTCGCTCAGAGTGCCTTTGGTACAGATGTCAGTAATGA atTGCTGTCATCAATATCGCCACTGGAGACATACAGAGCTGTGATTCGCGAGGAGAAAGATAAGAAGGATGCCAAAAAGCAGTACCTGGAGGTGTGGAGCAGGAACAACTTGGAGCACTCTATAGATCTCACCGCTTTGGATATTCACGGCGATGTGTATGCTGAtt CGGAATTCGGCGGACTGAACTGGTCGTCCGACGAGTCGGCCGTTGTGTACGTCGCCGAGCGCAAGCTTCCCAAGTTCGAGCCGTACATCAAGAGGAAGAACGAAGACAAATCCAAGACTGACGGCAGCGGGGAGGCTAAGGATGCGCCGAGGAAG GGTGAAGAATTCCTCTACCGCCAAGATTGGGGAGAACAGTTGGTGGGGAAGTACCTCTCGGTGATAGTGGTCTGCGAGCTGCAGACCGAAAAGGTCACTGTGTTGGAGGGCTTGCCTGAGTCTTGGTGCCCGGGGCAG GTGCGTTTCGCCCCGGATGGCAAGAGTGTCTTCGGCGTCGCATGGGAGACTGAGCCCAGAAGATTGGGCCTCATATTCTGCACCAACCGACCTTCTGTGATATTCAGCTTGACCCTCGACGGCAATCTGA CTAAAGTATCAGCGGATGGCTTATCTGTGAGGTCGCCACGATTCAATGCGAACGGAGACTTGTTCTGGCTGCAGCGGAGCAGTGGCGGGCCCCACCACGCTTGCCATGAGCTCAAGAGGAAAGGAGAG ACTGGAATAACAACTGTCATTCCAATAGTGGACTCTGATATGAAGATAGGTGAAAACCAACAGTTCTACGGTCTATACTGCCAAGCGTTACCAAGTCGCTGTTTTACCAGTGACGGTAGAATCGTATTCTCTACGCCACAGAAAAATGAGATTAGGAGTTATATCTCTGATCCTG ACGGTGGTAGAATAGTGGATATTTCCAACCGCACGGGCTCGACGAGCTTGTTGGACGTGCGCGGGTGCCAGCTGCTGGCTGTGTGCTCAGACCTCAACACTCCGCCACAG TTGTACACGGCAAAGTTACCCGCTGCGGGTCAAGAGTCCAGAGTAGAATGGATAAGAATCAGCCAACCCACCGCGGCGCCTGAATCTGTCTCAAAAGCTAAAGTAGAATATTTGGAGCTCGAACACAAGGACTCTAAGGATGACGTCA aaTCATTCACAGCGATATATTTCGCGCCAGTATCCGATAAGAAACTGCCTCTGATCGTGTGGCCGCACGGAGGACCACACTCGGGGTTCGTGAACGCCTTCTCTATTGAGGCGGCGATGCACGCCATGTTGG GCTTCGCATCCCTCCAAATCAACTACCGCGGCTCAACCGGCGCTGGTCAGGCCTCCTTACTTTCCCTCCCAAAAAAAGTGGGTGATTTCGATGTAAAAGACTGCAAGCTCGCCACCGACACCGCCCTAAGTCGGTACCCTTTGGACCCCAATCGTGTGGGACTCACTGGTGGGTCCCACGGAGGGTTCCTTGTCACACATTTGAGCGGACAATACCCGGAGACGTATAAAGCAGTTGTTACGAGAAACCCCGTGATAGATGTCGCTAGTATGTTTAATTCGACGGACATTGCTGATTG GTGCGCCGTAGAAGCGGGCTTCGAATTCAAAGAATCAGGTCCAGTTTCCGAAGAAGAGTTGCTAGCCATGAGGAGATGTTCCCCTCTCGCTCATGTGCACAAGGTGAAGGCCCCGACTGCGCTCATGTTGGGCTCTGGGGACAAACGGGTGCCGCACTATCAGGGACTGGAGTATGCTAGGAGACTGAAGGCTAATGGGGTCGCCACTAG
- the LOC128673877 gene encoding uncharacterized protein LOC128673877 yields the protein MNEIDLIREVEKRPILYDKFVVGFNKTKLRDDAWKEVQDSLNVSETECKKRWRSLRDSFIKLQRTHGGRTRWPYHQAMKFLLPHVEPKAEIGSSKNRRHEKDKEQEKEEDSDAEEELMRQRAIQALPDISFTDKFDDDKFDEDSAPSPKKARLNSTDEEGPCSLCKERTDPDELFLLSCAPILKRVNAKQNARARLKIQQVLYEAEFGSQMGIPFDDECDFEGIETTED from the exons ATGAACgaaatagatttaataagAGAAGTTGAAAAGAGACCTATTTTGTACGATAAGTTCGTTGTtggatttaataaaactaaacttagAGACGATGCTTGGAAGGAAGTACAAGACTCTCTGAATGTTTCAG AGACGGAATGCAAGAAGCGTTGGCGATCACTCCGCGACTCCTTTATAAAGCTGCAGCGCACGCATGGGGGCCGCACGAGGTGGCCCTACCACCAGGCCATGAAGTTCCTGCTGCCTCATGTGGAACCTAAAGCTGAAATTGG GTCATCAAAAAACAGGCGACACGAGAAAGATAAAGAGCAAGAGAAAGAAGAAGATTCGGACGCGGAAGAAGAACTGATGCGCCAGCGGGCGATACAAGCTTTACCAGACATCTCATTCACAGACAAATTCGATGACGACAAATTCGACGAGGACTCCGCGCCGTCGCCGAAGAAAGCCCGTCTCAACTCCACTGACGAGGAAGGCCCTTGCAGTCTATGCAAGGAGAGGACAGACCCGGATGAGTTGTTCCTGCTCAGTTGCGCGCCGATTTTGAAACGGGTTAACGCGAAACAAAACGCGAGAGCGCGCCTCAAGATTCAACAG gttCTGTACGAAGCGGAGTTCGGCTCACAGATGGGTATACCGTTCGATGACGAATGTGACTTCGAAGGCATAGAAACGACTGAGGACTAA
- the LOC128673354 gene encoding acylamino-acid-releasing enzyme-like isoform X2 produces the protein MSSQLETIINAYKTLAKIPSVVSGRLTNNGKRVISKWSIRNLDKSKTTKYNLEYFLDDNLKVVAQSAFGTDVSNELLSSISPLETYRAVIREEKDKKDAKKQYLEVWSRNNLEHSIDLTALDIHGDVYADSEFGGLNWSSDESAVVYVAERKLPKFEPYIKRKNEDKSKTDGSGEAKDAPRKGEEFLYRQDWGEQLVGKYLSVIVVCELQTEKVTVLEGLPESWCPGQVRFAPDGKSVFGVAWETEPRRLGLIFCTNRPSVIFSLTLDGNLTKVSADGLSVRSPRFNANGDLFWLQRSSGGPHHACHELKRKGETGITTVIPIVDSDMKIGENQQFYGLYCQALPSRCFTSDGRIVFSTPQKNEIRSYISDPDGGRIVDISNRTGSTSLLDVRGCQLLAVCSDLNTPPQLYTAKLPAAGQESRVEWIRISQPTAAPESVSKAKVEYLELEHKDSKDDVKSFTAIYFAPVSDKKLPLIVWPHGGPHSGFVNAFSIEAAMHAMLGLASVRINYRGSVGHGDRNLRSLLGKSGTIDVDDCLLTITSLEEAIDNSRVFLYGGSYGGFINAHLAGRYPDKFKAVVLRNPLIDLASKGHYADNSDGCAVEAGFEFKESGPVSEEELLAMRRCSPLAHVHKVKAPTALMLGSGDKRVPHYQGLEYARRLKANGVATRVYMYDDNHSLSSPAAEMDNLINGMHWFLQHFP, from the exons ATGTCATCACAG ttggagactattataaatgcatacAAGACCTTAGCGAAGATCCCGTCCGTAGTCAGCGGTAGGTTGACCAATAATGGGAAGAGAGTAATATCGAAATGGTCCATCAGGAACTTGGATAAAAGCAAAACTACAAAGTACAACTTGGAATATTTCCTGGATGACAATCTGAAGGTGGTCGCTCAGAGTGCCTTTGGTACAGATGTCAGTAATGA atTGCTGTCATCAATATCGCCACTGGAGACATACAGAGCTGTGATTCGCGAGGAGAAAGATAAGAAGGATGCCAAAAAGCAGTACCTGGAGGTGTGGAGCAGGAACAACTTGGAGCACTCTATAGATCTCACCGCTTTGGATATTCACGGCGATGTGTATGCTGAtt CGGAATTCGGCGGACTGAACTGGTCGTCCGACGAGTCGGCCGTTGTGTACGTCGCCGAGCGCAAGCTTCCCAAGTTCGAGCCGTACATCAAGAGGAAGAACGAAGACAAATCCAAGACTGACGGCAGCGGGGAGGCTAAGGATGCGCCGAGGAAG GGTGAAGAATTCCTCTACCGCCAAGATTGGGGAGAACAGTTGGTGGGGAAGTACCTCTCGGTGATAGTGGTCTGCGAGCTGCAGACCGAAAAGGTCACTGTGTTGGAGGGCTTGCCTGAGTCTTGGTGCCCGGGGCAG GTGCGTTTCGCCCCGGATGGCAAGAGTGTCTTCGGCGTCGCATGGGAGACTGAGCCCAGAAGATTGGGCCTCATATTCTGCACCAACCGACCTTCTGTGATATTCAGCTTGACCCTCGACGGCAATCTGA CTAAAGTATCAGCGGATGGCTTATCTGTGAGGTCGCCACGATTCAATGCGAACGGAGACTTGTTCTGGCTGCAGCGGAGCAGTGGCGGGCCCCACCACGCTTGCCATGAGCTCAAGAGGAAAGGAGAG ACTGGAATAACAACTGTCATTCCAATAGTGGACTCTGATATGAAGATAGGTGAAAACCAACAGTTCTACGGTCTATACTGCCAAGCGTTACCAAGTCGCTGTTTTACCAGTGACGGTAGAATCGTATTCTCTACGCCACAGAAAAATGAGATTAGGAGTTATATCTCTGATCCTG ACGGTGGTAGAATAGTGGATATTTCCAACCGCACGGGCTCGACGAGCTTGTTGGACGTGCGCGGGTGCCAGCTGCTGGCTGTGTGCTCAGACCTCAACACTCCGCCACAG TTGTACACGGCAAAGTTACCCGCTGCGGGTCAAGAGTCCAGAGTAGAATGGATAAGAATCAGCCAACCCACCGCGGCGCCTGAATCTGTCTCAAAAGCTAAAGTAGAATATTTGGAGCTCGAACACAAGGACTCTAAGGATGACGTCA aaTCATTCACAGCGATATATTTCGCGCCAGTATCCGATAAGAAACTGCCTCTGATCGTGTGGCCGCACGGAGGACCACACTCGGGGTTCGTGAACGCCTTCTCTATTGAGGCGGCGATGCACGCCATGTTGG GCCTGGCTTCCGTCAGAATAAACTACAGAGGCTCCGTGGGCCACGGCGATAGAAATTTACGAAGCCTACTCGGAAAATCTGGGACCATAGATGTAGACGATTGCCTATTAACCATAACCTCCCTAGAAGAGGCCATAGACAATTCTAGAGTGTTTCTCTATGGCGGGAGTTATGGTGGGTTTATCAACGCGCATTTGGCGGGAAGATATCCGGATAAATTTAAAGCTGTTGTGTTGAGAAATCCCCTGATAGATTTAGCTTCGAAGGGGCACTATGCTGATAATTCTGatgg GTGCGCCGTAGAAGCGGGCTTCGAATTCAAAGAATCAGGTCCAGTTTCCGAAGAAGAGTTGCTAGCCATGAGGAGATGTTCCCCTCTCGCTCATGTGCACAAGGTGAAGGCCCCGACTGCGCTCATGTTGGGCTCTGGGGACAAACGGGTGCCGCACTATCAGGGACTGGAGTATGCTAGGAGACTGAAGGCTAATGGGGTCGCCACTAG
- the LOC128673354 gene encoding acylamino-acid-releasing enzyme-like isoform X3, with translation MSSQLETIINAYKTLAKIPSVVSGRLTNNGKRVISKWSIRNLDKSKTTKYNLEYFLDDNLKVVAQSAFGTDVSNELLSSISPLETYRAVIREEKDKKDAKKQYLEVWSRNNLEHSIDLTALDIHGDVYADSEFGGLNWSSDESAVVYVAERKLPKFEPYIKRKNEDKSKTDGSGEAKDAPRKGEEFLYRQDWGEQLVGKYLSVIVVCELQTEKVTVLEGLPESWCPGQVRFAPDGKSVFGVAWETEPRRLGLIFCTNRPSVIFSLTLDGNLTKVSADGLSVRSPRFNANGDLFWLQRSSGGPHHACHELKRKGETGITTVIPIVDSDMKIGENQQFYGLYCQALPSRCFTSDGRIVFSTPQKNEIRSYISDPDGGRIVDISNRTGSTSLLDVRGCQLLAVCSDLNTPPQLYTAKLPAAGQESRVEWIRISQPTAAPESVSKAKVEYLELEHKDSKDDVKSFTAIYFAPVSDKKLPLIVWPHGGPHSGFVNAFSIEAAMHAMLGFASLQINYRGSTGAGQASLLSLPKKVGDFDVKDCKLATDTALSRYPLDPNRVGLTGGSHGGFLVTHLSGQYPETYKAVVTRNPVIDVASMFNSTDIADWPGFRQNKLQRLRGPRR, from the exons ATGTCATCACAG ttggagactattataaatgcatacAAGACCTTAGCGAAGATCCCGTCCGTAGTCAGCGGTAGGTTGACCAATAATGGGAAGAGAGTAATATCGAAATGGTCCATCAGGAACTTGGATAAAAGCAAAACTACAAAGTACAACTTGGAATATTTCCTGGATGACAATCTGAAGGTGGTCGCTCAGAGTGCCTTTGGTACAGATGTCAGTAATGA atTGCTGTCATCAATATCGCCACTGGAGACATACAGAGCTGTGATTCGCGAGGAGAAAGATAAGAAGGATGCCAAAAAGCAGTACCTGGAGGTGTGGAGCAGGAACAACTTGGAGCACTCTATAGATCTCACCGCTTTGGATATTCACGGCGATGTGTATGCTGAtt CGGAATTCGGCGGACTGAACTGGTCGTCCGACGAGTCGGCCGTTGTGTACGTCGCCGAGCGCAAGCTTCCCAAGTTCGAGCCGTACATCAAGAGGAAGAACGAAGACAAATCCAAGACTGACGGCAGCGGGGAGGCTAAGGATGCGCCGAGGAAG GGTGAAGAATTCCTCTACCGCCAAGATTGGGGAGAACAGTTGGTGGGGAAGTACCTCTCGGTGATAGTGGTCTGCGAGCTGCAGACCGAAAAGGTCACTGTGTTGGAGGGCTTGCCTGAGTCTTGGTGCCCGGGGCAG GTGCGTTTCGCCCCGGATGGCAAGAGTGTCTTCGGCGTCGCATGGGAGACTGAGCCCAGAAGATTGGGCCTCATATTCTGCACCAACCGACCTTCTGTGATATTCAGCTTGACCCTCGACGGCAATCTGA CTAAAGTATCAGCGGATGGCTTATCTGTGAGGTCGCCACGATTCAATGCGAACGGAGACTTGTTCTGGCTGCAGCGGAGCAGTGGCGGGCCCCACCACGCTTGCCATGAGCTCAAGAGGAAAGGAGAG ACTGGAATAACAACTGTCATTCCAATAGTGGACTCTGATATGAAGATAGGTGAAAACCAACAGTTCTACGGTCTATACTGCCAAGCGTTACCAAGTCGCTGTTTTACCAGTGACGGTAGAATCGTATTCTCTACGCCACAGAAAAATGAGATTAGGAGTTATATCTCTGATCCTG ACGGTGGTAGAATAGTGGATATTTCCAACCGCACGGGCTCGACGAGCTTGTTGGACGTGCGCGGGTGCCAGCTGCTGGCTGTGTGCTCAGACCTCAACACTCCGCCACAG TTGTACACGGCAAAGTTACCCGCTGCGGGTCAAGAGTCCAGAGTAGAATGGATAAGAATCAGCCAACCCACCGCGGCGCCTGAATCTGTCTCAAAAGCTAAAGTAGAATATTTGGAGCTCGAACACAAGGACTCTAAGGATGACGTCA aaTCATTCACAGCGATATATTTCGCGCCAGTATCCGATAAGAAACTGCCTCTGATCGTGTGGCCGCACGGAGGACCACACTCGGGGTTCGTGAACGCCTTCTCTATTGAGGCGGCGATGCACGCCATGTTGG GCTTCGCATCCCTCCAAATCAACTACCGCGGCTCAACCGGCGCTGGTCAGGCCTCCTTACTTTCCCTCCCAAAAAAAGTGGGTGATTTCGATGTAAAAGACTGCAAGCTCGCCACCGACACCGCCCTAAGTCGGTACCCTTTGGACCCCAATCGTGTGGGACTCACTGGTGGGTCCCACGGAGGGTTCCTTGTCACACATTTGAGCGGACAATACCCGGAGACGTATAAAGCAGTTGTTACGAGAAACCCCGTGATAGATGTCGCTAGTATGTTTAATTCGACGGACATTGCTGATTG GCCTGGCTTCCGTCAGAATAAACTACAGAGGCTCCGTGGGCCACGGCGATAG